A window of Penaeus monodon isolate SGIC_2016 chromosome 40, NSTDA_Pmon_1, whole genome shotgun sequence contains these coding sequences:
- the LOC119598159 gene encoding uncharacterized protein LOC119598159 has product MELDRYLIWLVDSLKASLDDDTVNQTKLNKNIESCFQRVKKACTAANKDKDFEDFRCKSTLLLLLCCPSVKNQLVVRSSKDLQLVISSVPTLKESHFLSIVKNQRCYRCLIYILSFLPTSYLPTLIEEYFASTDGVKPVTLAMSLELFMSYLLSWQSNSYLENCESDILECLNLFVKFLASKNVSSDSKVQIKSSAYFFMYLTKYLLLMLNVYIGKELEYPEIPESLICWRDMWKREEKENKSPMRNNLFTKDLVITFLKLCQQKNEAINIGMWMDWSEINLPVSVIPHKGSTVHSNKTAEKSIQSVICNIAFDIIQIFDLHPNLHKSCQTSECQDFLQFMKQVACDPDYDPDYDLGLEQLLQEIELRDEREQKLLEILLDKEEIYSSQKCIDSVKNHPGKVSCKTRRDVLVKFIDYVKSGNAVIAEWQEFILKLAEDIPSEDLLPIIVEKLDSGQNEILKTSNFNLQATAVFNQLVGENAPEMQEKHIWLCLQSGKEVIQQAVTLPISFPGLVPVMVRALSAISEVCQATSPSGISVLASALQQIQTAGLSGREKQDFADLVKGLMNTATLPVVESLHILIEPYLGVQSEENLEGVALPLELLKNIIDNHPSTIIQPGIKLDSLIISLMCVLSNTAQLLGPQASTALALRLDAEHIISTIAKALIKDMPLFEKDISIIKQVTRNMQLHPRSFLPLVNLLECEQCQESIVDRVLYKLYHMELESAKENLHHVDGSDFDLDVSQPQWILVLVQLLPHGSENEWVSAMFLTHQFLQSGQKAYPTLRVMRQLLHLMCIQGVGSSLNQENEVDYDVSSQPSIAIQHCFKSFSVSAMVYIQELLRIQPYNKRFNHLCNIFKWWSQGIPSFQCHPELPALFLAKLCNTIEEMVTLGKLKLEADEVGNDDLQNGCMRESFNGSEEKSIPTEKAQPRSHPSTDVMQSDVNVSSEENGMVDKENLQKEELARNPVSKNKNSISRASFYVEIDHLIFYLVAYVPTSNVAATVGSKLKNLDEL; this is encoded by the exons ATGGAGTTGGATCGGTATCTTATATGGTTGGTCGATTCTCTGAAAGCTTCTCTTG ATGATGACACAGTAAACCagacaaaattaaacaaaaacatcGAAAGCTGTTTCCAGAGGGTGAAGAAGGCTTGCACAGCTGCCAACAAAGACAAAGATTTTGAAGACTTCCGCTGCAAATCCACACTTTTACTGTTGCTGTGCTGCCCGAGTGTGAAGAACCAGCTGGTAGTGAGATCTTCTAAAGATTTGCAGCTTGTCATCTCTTCTGTCCCGACCTTAAAGGAATCACATTTTCTCTCTATTGTAAAGAATCAGAGGTGTTACAGATGTCTCATATACATTCTCAGCTTCCTGCCAACTTCATATCTTCCGACACTCATAGAGGAATATTTTGCATCTACGGATGGAGTAAAACCAGTTACTCTCGCAATGTCATTAGAGCTTTTCATGTCTTACCTACTCAGTTGGCAATCAAATTCATACTTGGAAAATTGTGAAAGCGATATTCTAGAATGCTTGAATTTGTTTGTGAAGTTTCTGGCTTCCAAGAATGTATCGAGTGACTCAAAAGTGCAGATAAAATCAAGTGCCTATTTCTTCATGTATCTCACAAAATATCTCTTGTTGATGCTAAATGTGTACATAGGCAAAGAACTGGAATATCCAGAAATCCCAGAATCATTAATCTGTTGGAGAGATatgtggaaaagagaggagaaggagaacaaatCCCCAATGAGGAATAATCTCTTTACAAAAGATCTTGTGATTACATTCCTTAAGCTTTGTCAGCAGAAAAATGAAGCAATTAACATTGGAATGTGGATGGATTGGAGTGAAATTAACCTACCAGTAAGTGTCATTCCTCACAAGGGCTCTACTGTCCATTCAAACAAGACTGCAGAAAAGAGCATTCAGTCCGTTATATGTAACATAGCCTTCGATATCATACAGATCTTTGACTTGCACCCAAATTTGCATAAATCCTGCCAGACCAGTGAGTGTCAAGACTTCCTCCAGTTCATGAAACAAGTAGCCTGTGACCCCGACTACGACCCAGATTATGACCTGGGTTTAGAGCAGCTCTTACAGGAGATTGAGCTAAGAGATGAAAGGGAGCAAAAATTACTTGAGATCCTCCTGGACAAAGAGGAGATCTATTCCTCCCAGAAATGCATCGACTCGGTGAAAAATCACCCCGGGAAAGTATCCTGCAAGACCCGTAGAGATGTGCTGGTGAAATTCATTGATTATGTGAAGTCTGGAAATGCCGTTATTGCAGAGTGGCAGGAG TTCATCTTAAAGTTGGCTGAAGATATTCCATCTGAGGATCTGTTGCCAATAATAGTGGAAAAGTTAGATTCCGGCCAAAACGAAATCCTTAAAACCTCAAATTTTAATCTTCAAGCAACAGCTGTTTTCAATCAGCTTGTGGGAGAGAACGCACCAGAG ATGCAAGAGAAACACATATGGTTGTGTCTCCAGTCTGGTAAGGAAGTGATCCAACAAGCTGTCACTTTGCCCATTAGTTTCCCTGGATTAGTTCCCGTCATGGTACGAGCCTTGTCAGCCATCTCTGAAGTTTGCCAGGCAACTTCACCATCTG gTATATCTGTGCTTGCAAGTGCTCTACAACAAATACAGACTGCAGGACTTTCTGGAAGGGAGAAGCAAGATTTTGCTGACCTTGTGAAAGGCTTGATGAACACAGCAACTTTGCCAGTGGTGGAATCTCTCCATATTCTTATTGAACCATATTTAGGGGTGCAGAGTGAAGAAAATTTGGAAGGTGTTGCATTACCATTAGAATTACTCaag AACATCATTGACAATCATCCATCAACCATAATTCAGCCTGGGATCAAATTGGACAGTTTGATAATAAGTCTAATGTGTGTACTGAGCAATACAGCCCAACTTCTGGGTCCGCAGGCCAGCACTGCCCTTGCATTACGGCTAGATGCAGAGCACATTATCAGCACCATAGCCAAAGCTTTGATAAAAGATATGCCTCTCTTtgagaaag ATATTTCAATCATCAAACAAGTCACAAGAAACATGCAGCTCCACCCTCGCAGTTTCCTACCCTTAGTAAATCTGCTAGAGTGTGAACAATGCCAGGAATCCATTGTCGATAGAGTTCTTTACAAACTCTATCACATGGAGCTGGAAAGTGCAAAGGAAAACCTTCATCATGTTGACGGTAGTGATTTCGATCTGGATGTGTCTCAGCCACAGTGGATCTTAGTGTTAGTCCAG CTTTTGCCTCATGGTAGTGAAAATGAGTGGGTTTCTGCAATGTTCTTGACCCACCAATTTCTACAGTCAGGACAGAAA gCCTATCCAACTCTCCGTGTAATGCGCCAGTTGTTGCATCTGATGTGTATCCAGGGTGTTGGGAGTAGTTTGAACCAAGAAAATGAGGTAGATTACGATGTTTCTTCCCAGCCTTCAATAGCCATCCAACATTGTTTCAAAAGTTTTTCAGTATCTGCCATg GTATACATACAGGAGCTCCTAAGGATCCAACCTTACAACAAGAGGTTCAATCACCTCTGCAACATCTTCAAATGGTGGAGCCAAGGCATTCCTTCGTTCCAGTGCCACCCAGAACTTCCTGCTCTCTTCCTTGCTAAACTTTGCAACACCATAGAGGAAATGGTCACATTAGGGAAGCTCAAGCTTGAAGCGGATGAAGTCGGAAATGATGATCTACAAAACGGATGCATGCGGGAGAGCTTTAATGGCAGCGAAGAGAAAAGTATTCCAACGGAAAAAGCTCAGCCTCGTTCACATCCGTCAACCGATGTTATGCAAAGTGACGTAAATGTCTCCTCTGAGGAAAATGGTATGGTAGACAAAGAAAATCTGCAAAAAGAGGAACTTGCCAGAAATCCAgtcagcaaaaataaaaatagtataagtaGGGCCAGTTTTTATGTTGAAATTGATCACCTAATATTTTACTTAGTAGCATATGTTCCTACCAGTAATGTAGCAGCAACAGTTGGAAGCAAACTGAAAAATTTGGATGAACTTTAG